A region of Zeugodacus cucurbitae isolate PBARC_wt_2022May chromosome 5, idZeuCucr1.2, whole genome shotgun sequence DNA encodes the following proteins:
- the LOC105209968 gene encoding death-associated protein kinase related isoform X1 — translation MSVYRVSINAYTLPPGSTSRGKFAAVRRAIHKNSGTHFAAKFLKRRRRAQSSDKEIKHEIAVLMLCNGADNIVKLNAVHESRSDTALLLELATGGELQTFLDNEECLSEAHARYCMREVLKALQYLHKRSIAHLDLKPQNILLTGERIEDGLKLCDFGISRVVAEGTNVREIVGTPDYVAPEVLQYEPLSLLTDIWSVGVLAYVLLSGFSPFGGETKQETFLNISQCALTFPDKLFGGVSAAAIDFIRRALRIKPNDRMTAAGCLEHIWLKDECSIDRQILTDINKSTTVDSAAAADDEDDDDDEVEVDEDEDEDEVDEEEDDEVEANEAEIENEMSHDDGDEDELNISIDREQQQNGTNGSKMESSDAEELAEESAANKPAVITNGKTAYNKSNTSNGYSNGYNGRSANNSNYNSMRHNGAHTSYTNGAGATARYTNGVKTAAASATAATTQRTTAVVTVPAVRATTIPLQYNGGYRQQQQQQHQLQKQQQLQVLARRHSSSDSNKENTYLATKKIAPTTANVGTVVKKPLTATATTTIVIAGSEMGDTTTATGVATSNVVATFTLPSGYNHTNHSNNSSSSSNNSMSSNHSNNNASSEKYITTTHCLFPDAPTTPKVIRKTPNTEASPTSVKALVKKFQLEGGNTSPSAFEKHASAHLKEAQATNQHAVTTATTQMNGSSGSSKKSPISNGIAKKFDTTRKYGEHNGTAGSSHSSSNGRRASEPATTVTHVTTHIAHNRSGSGGIGLGSTASSYKTTCVLCIGCGSKTATTTTNGSSTPNGCRHSVDTAGKYNKTNGISNNNAKIANNNATASATATVTATAIVNGGSTASTTTTTALLLGSHHQQQQQQQQQQQLHHHLNGVHHHAHPHHHHHHHHMHVAAKGAAANNLSLDQGIIC, via the exons AGGCAAATTCGCTGCTGTACGTCGCGCTATACACAAAAATTCTGGAACACATTTTGCTGCCAAATTTCTGAAACGACGCCGACGCGCTCAATCCTCAGATAAGGAGATCAAACATGAGATCGCTGTGCTGATGCTATGCAATGGCGCCGATAATATTGTCAAATTGAATGCAGTGCACGAGTCACGCTCCGACACAGCGTTGCTGCTGGAACT GGCAACCGGTGGTGAGCTACAGACATTTCTAGACAATGAGGAATGCCTCAGCGAGGCACATGCACGCTATTGCATGCGTGAGGTACTTAAGGCATTGCAATATCTGCACAAACGTTCCATAGCACATCTGGACTTGAAGCCGCAGAATATATTGCTCACTGGTGAGCGCATCGAAG atggtttaaagcTGTGCGACTTTGGCATATCACGCGTAGTTGCCGAAGGCACCAATGTGCGTGAGATTGTCGGCACACCCGATTACGTTGCACCCGAGGTGTTGCAATACGAACCGCTCTCATTATTGACGGACATTTGGTCGGTGGGCGTGCTGGCCTATGTGCTATTGTCCGGCTTCTCGCCCTTCGGCGGCGAAACCAAACAGGAAACGTTCCTCAACATTTCGCAATGTGCGCTGACATTTCCGGACAAACTGTTTGGCGGAGTGTCCGCTGCGGCCATTGATTTTATACGCCGTGCATTGCGAATAAAGCCAAA TGATCGCATGACCGCTGCAGGATGTCTCGAGCACATTTGGTTAAAAGACGAATGCTCCATCGATAGACAAATCCTCACAGATATCAACAAATCAACGACAGTCGACTCAGCCGCAGCTGCAGACGAtgaggatgatgatgatgatgaagtcGAAgtagatgaagatgaagatgaagacgaGGTGGACGAGGAAGAGGACGATGAGGTAGAAGCGAATGAAGCTGAAATTGAAAACGAAATGTCACACGATGACGGCGATGAGGACGAGCTCAATATTAGTATTGacagagaacaacaacaaaatggtaCAAATGGCAGCAAAATGGAATCATCGGATGCCGAAGAGCTGGCGGAGGAGAGTGCCGCCAACAAACCGGCGGTTATAACTAACGGCAAAACAGCTTATAATAAGAGCAACACCAGTAACGGTTATAGCAACGGTTATAATGGACGCagtgccaacaacagcaactacaacagCATGCGTCATAACGGTGCACACACATCGTACACAAATGGCGCTGGTGCGACTGCTAGATACACGAATGGCGTAAAAACCGCCGCCGCAAGTGCAACAGCAGCGACTACGCAACGCACCACCGCCGTTGTAACGGTGCCTGCTGTGCGCGCCACAACCATACCTCTACAATACAACGGTGGCTatcgccagcaacaacaacagcaacaccagctacaaaagcaacaacagttgCAGGTACTTGCGCGCCGCCACTCCTCCTCAGATTCCAACAAGGAGAACACCTATCTGGCTACAAAGAAAATAGCGCCGACAACAGCCAATGTTGGCACTGTGGTGAAGAAGCCACTAACGGCTACAGCGACCACCACAATTGTGATTGCCGGCAGCGAAATGGGTGATACGACGACAGCAACGGGTGTTGCCACATCTAATGTGGTTGCCACCTTCACGCTACCCAGCGGCTACAATCACACTaatcacagcaacaacagtagcagcagcagcaacaacagcatgaGCAGCAATCACAGCAACAATAATGCAAGTAGCGAAaaatacataacaacaacacactgcCTCTTTCCCGATGCACCCACAACACCGAAAGTCATACGCAAAACTCCCAACACCGAAGCATCACCGACCTCGGTCAAGGCGCTGGTGAAGAAATTTCAATTAGAGGGTGGCAACACCAGTCCGAGTGCATTTGAGAAGCACGCCAGCGCACATCTGAAAGAGGCACAAGCAACAAATCAGCACGCcgtgacaacagcaacaacacaaatgaaCGGTAGCAGTGGAAGCAGCAAGAAGTCACCAATCAGTAATGGTATTGCCAAGAAATTCGACACGACACGCAAGTATGGCGAACACAATGGCACCGCCGGTAGTagccacagcagcagcaatgggCGACGCGCCTCTGAGCCAGCGACGACGGTCACACATGTCACGACGCATATCGCACATAATcgcagcggcagcggcggcaTCGGTCTGGGCAGCACAGCGTCCAGCTACAAAACGACTTGCGTACTCTGCATCGGCTGTGGCAGCAAGacagcgacgacgacgacgaatgGCAGCAGCACGCCAAATGGATGCAGGCATTCTGTGGACACCGCCGGCAAGTACAACAAAACGAACGGCATTAGCAACAATAATGCCAAAATCGCCAACAACAATGCCACAGCCTCAGCCACTGCCACTGTGACCGCTACAGCAATTGTCAATGGCGGCAGCACTGCATCaaccaccacaacaacagcgCTCTTGCTGGGCAGTcatcatcagcaacagcaacaacagcagcagcaacaacaactacatcacCACTTGAACGGTGTGCATCATCACGCGCATCCACATCACCATCATCACCACCATCACATGCATGTGGCGGCGAAGGGTGCCGCCGCCAACAATTTAAGCTTAGATCAGGGTATCATCTGTTAG
- the LOC105209968 gene encoding death-associated protein kinase related isoform X2 encodes MFTEGIFPIGDGLLDINEDRLKELLVADDINEIYELEQTPFARGKFAAVRRAIHKNSGTHFAAKFLKRRRRAQSSDKEIKHEIAVLMLCNGADNIVKLNAVHESRSDTALLLELATGGELQTFLDNEECLSEAHARYCMREVLKALQYLHKRSIAHLDLKPQNILLTGERIEDGLKLCDFGISRVVAEGTNVREIVGTPDYVAPEVLQYEPLSLLTDIWSVGVLAYVLLSGFSPFGGETKQETFLNISQCALTFPDKLFGGVSAAAIDFIRRALRIKPNDRMTAAGCLEHIWLKDECSIDRQILTDINKSTTVDSAAAADDEDDDDDEVEVDEDEDEDEVDEEEDDEVEANEAEIENEMSHDDGDEDELNISIDREQQQNGTNGSKMESSDAEELAEESAANKPAVITNGKTAYNKSNTSNGYSNGYNGRSANNSNYNSMRHNGAHTSYTNGAGATARYTNGVKTAAASATAATTQRTTAVVTVPAVRATTIPLQYNGGYRQQQQQQHQLQKQQQLQVLARRHSSSDSNKENTYLATKKIAPTTANVGTVVKKPLTATATTTIVIAGSEMGDTTTATGVATSNVVATFTLPSGYNHTNHSNNSSSSSNNSMSSNHSNNNASSEKYITTTHCLFPDAPTTPKVIRKTPNTEASPTSVKALVKKFQLEGGNTSPSAFEKHASAHLKEAQATNQHAVTTATTQMNGSSGSSKKSPISNGIAKKFDTTRKYGEHNGTAGSSHSSSNGRRASEPATTVTHVTTHIAHNRSGSGGIGLGSTASSYKTTCVLCIGCGSKTATTTTNGSSTPNGCRHSVDTAGKYNKTNGISNNNAKIANNNATASATATVTATAIVNGGSTASTTTTTALLLGSHHQQQQQQQQQQQLHHHLNGVHHHAHPHHHHHHHHMHVAAKGAAANNLSLDQGIIC; translated from the exons AGGCAAATTCGCTGCTGTACGTCGCGCTATACACAAAAATTCTGGAACACATTTTGCTGCCAAATTTCTGAAACGACGCCGACGCGCTCAATCCTCAGATAAGGAGATCAAACATGAGATCGCTGTGCTGATGCTATGCAATGGCGCCGATAATATTGTCAAATTGAATGCAGTGCACGAGTCACGCTCCGACACAGCGTTGCTGCTGGAACT GGCAACCGGTGGTGAGCTACAGACATTTCTAGACAATGAGGAATGCCTCAGCGAGGCACATGCACGCTATTGCATGCGTGAGGTACTTAAGGCATTGCAATATCTGCACAAACGTTCCATAGCACATCTGGACTTGAAGCCGCAGAATATATTGCTCACTGGTGAGCGCATCGAAG atggtttaaagcTGTGCGACTTTGGCATATCACGCGTAGTTGCCGAAGGCACCAATGTGCGTGAGATTGTCGGCACACCCGATTACGTTGCACCCGAGGTGTTGCAATACGAACCGCTCTCATTATTGACGGACATTTGGTCGGTGGGCGTGCTGGCCTATGTGCTATTGTCCGGCTTCTCGCCCTTCGGCGGCGAAACCAAACAGGAAACGTTCCTCAACATTTCGCAATGTGCGCTGACATTTCCGGACAAACTGTTTGGCGGAGTGTCCGCTGCGGCCATTGATTTTATACGCCGTGCATTGCGAATAAAGCCAAA TGATCGCATGACCGCTGCAGGATGTCTCGAGCACATTTGGTTAAAAGACGAATGCTCCATCGATAGACAAATCCTCACAGATATCAACAAATCAACGACAGTCGACTCAGCCGCAGCTGCAGACGAtgaggatgatgatgatgatgaagtcGAAgtagatgaagatgaagatgaagacgaGGTGGACGAGGAAGAGGACGATGAGGTAGAAGCGAATGAAGCTGAAATTGAAAACGAAATGTCACACGATGACGGCGATGAGGACGAGCTCAATATTAGTATTGacagagaacaacaacaaaatggtaCAAATGGCAGCAAAATGGAATCATCGGATGCCGAAGAGCTGGCGGAGGAGAGTGCCGCCAACAAACCGGCGGTTATAACTAACGGCAAAACAGCTTATAATAAGAGCAACACCAGTAACGGTTATAGCAACGGTTATAATGGACGCagtgccaacaacagcaactacaacagCATGCGTCATAACGGTGCACACACATCGTACACAAATGGCGCTGGTGCGACTGCTAGATACACGAATGGCGTAAAAACCGCCGCCGCAAGTGCAACAGCAGCGACTACGCAACGCACCACCGCCGTTGTAACGGTGCCTGCTGTGCGCGCCACAACCATACCTCTACAATACAACGGTGGCTatcgccagcaacaacaacagcaacaccagctacaaaagcaacaacagttgCAGGTACTTGCGCGCCGCCACTCCTCCTCAGATTCCAACAAGGAGAACACCTATCTGGCTACAAAGAAAATAGCGCCGACAACAGCCAATGTTGGCACTGTGGTGAAGAAGCCACTAACGGCTACAGCGACCACCACAATTGTGATTGCCGGCAGCGAAATGGGTGATACGACGACAGCAACGGGTGTTGCCACATCTAATGTGGTTGCCACCTTCACGCTACCCAGCGGCTACAATCACACTaatcacagcaacaacagtagcagcagcagcaacaacagcatgaGCAGCAATCACAGCAACAATAATGCAAGTAGCGAAaaatacataacaacaacacactgcCTCTTTCCCGATGCACCCACAACACCGAAAGTCATACGCAAAACTCCCAACACCGAAGCATCACCGACCTCGGTCAAGGCGCTGGTGAAGAAATTTCAATTAGAGGGTGGCAACACCAGTCCGAGTGCATTTGAGAAGCACGCCAGCGCACATCTGAAAGAGGCACAAGCAACAAATCAGCACGCcgtgacaacagcaacaacacaaatgaaCGGTAGCAGTGGAAGCAGCAAGAAGTCACCAATCAGTAATGGTATTGCCAAGAAATTCGACACGACACGCAAGTATGGCGAACACAATGGCACCGCCGGTAGTagccacagcagcagcaatgggCGACGCGCCTCTGAGCCAGCGACGACGGTCACACATGTCACGACGCATATCGCACATAATcgcagcggcagcggcggcaTCGGTCTGGGCAGCACAGCGTCCAGCTACAAAACGACTTGCGTACTCTGCATCGGCTGTGGCAGCAAGacagcgacgacgacgacgaatgGCAGCAGCACGCCAAATGGATGCAGGCATTCTGTGGACACCGCCGGCAAGTACAACAAAACGAACGGCATTAGCAACAATAATGCCAAAATCGCCAACAACAATGCCACAGCCTCAGCCACTGCCACTGTGACCGCTACAGCAATTGTCAATGGCGGCAGCACTGCATCaaccaccacaacaacagcgCTCTTGCTGGGCAGTcatcatcagcaacagcaacaacagcagcagcaacaacaactacatcacCACTTGAACGGTGTGCATCATCACGCGCATCCACATCACCATCATCACCACCATCACATGCATGTGGCGGCGAAGGGTGCCGCCGCCAACAATTTAAGCTTAGATCAGGGTATCATCTGTTAG